The following proteins come from a genomic window of Excalfactoria chinensis isolate bCotChi1 chromosome 6, bCotChi1.hap2, whole genome shotgun sequence:
- the NANOS1 gene encoding nanos homolog 1, which yields MEAFPGAKLEPHRHLPAVERLPGARYGGRSHGACGNVFNSWNDYLGLATLITKAVRPGKGFGAEPPAVVVAAAEEEEEEEEEEEEEAAGPYFEGGLDLHELELCGHHHLDPQLEERFADFSPFPGRGGPAAVLFGCSGEHAGRAGSAHAWGAGVVVAGRLPAHPRAAGRLLKPELQVCVFCRNNKEAVALYTTHILKGPDGRVLCPVLRRYTCPLCGASGDNAHTIKYCPLSKMQAAKQLRYARTALGKKAR from the coding sequence ATGGAGGCTTTTCCCGGCGCTAAACTGGAGCCGCACCGGCACCTCCCGGCCGTAGAGCGCCTGCCGGGTGCCCGCTACGGCGGCCGGAGCCACGGCGCCTGCGGGAACGTCTTCAACTCGTGGAACGATTACCTGGGGCTGGCCACGCTCATCACCAAGGCCGTCCGTCCCGGAAAGGGCTTCGGCGCCGAACCGCCCGCCGTGGTGGTGGCGGCggccgaggaggaggaggaagaagaagaggaggaggaggaagaggcgGCGGGACCGTACTTCGAGGGCGGGCTGGACTTGCACGAGCTGGAGCTGTGCGGGCACCATCACCTGGATCCTCAGCTGGAGGAGCGCTTCGCCGACTTCAGCCCCTTCCCCGGGCGCGGCGGCCCCGCCGCGGTGCTGTTCGGCTGCTCGGGGGAGCACGCGGGCCGGGCCGGCTCGGCTCACGCGTGGGGCGCGGGCGTGGTGGTGGCGGGTCGGCTGCCCGCACACCCGCGTGCCGCGGGGCGCCTGCTGAAGCCCGAGCTGCAGGTGTGCGTCTTCTGCCGGAACAACAAGGAGGCGGTGGCGCTGTACACCACGCACATCCTGAAGGGACCCGACGGCCGCGTGCTGTGCCCCGTGCTGCGCCGCTACACCTGCCCCCTGTGCGGCGCCAGCGGGGACAATGCCCACACCATCAAATACTGCCCGCTGTCCAAAATGCAGGCGGCCAAACAGCTCCGGTACGCCCGGACCGCGCTGGGCAAGAAGGCCCGCTAG